A window of the Equus przewalskii isolate Varuska chromosome 10, EquPr2, whole genome shotgun sequence genome harbors these coding sequences:
- the CD300LG gene encoding CMRF35-like molecule 9 isoform X12: MRPLVLLWGCLVLPGYGVLVGPKEISGFEGDTLSLQCTYGEELKKHKKYWCREGGLLISRCSGTIYAEEDGQERTAGRVSVWDSPEELTLTVTLRNLTLQDAGKYWCGVSRLGFDWSFLVSLRVLPGTSRPATQLDSTSAETSLVPSSRSSKSRVSIPMVRILAPVLVLLSLLLTAGLAALSRYLLRRRKEAQLAAETQRMEKVHLPHSPLENCWVQECAKINTAGPAGPRASPQPSSSPCRDIGCLSQTSEEAEASSRDPEGATIPGPPLHLSEEELDFSKFISV; encoded by the exons ATGCGGCCCCTGGTCCTGCTGTGGGGCTGCCTCGTGCTCCCAG GTTATGGAGTCCTGGTGGGCCCGAAGGAGATCAGCGGATTTGAAGGTGACACCTTGTCCCTGCAGTGCACCTACGGGGAGGAGCTGAAGAAGCACAAGAAATACTGGTGCAGGGAGGGCGGTCTCCTGATCTCCCGCTGCTCAGGCACTATCTATGCGGAAGAAGACGGCCAAGAGAGGACGGCAGGCAGGGTGTCCGTCTGGGACAGCCCCGAGGAGCTCACGCTCACCGTGACCCTGAGGAACCTCACCCTGCAGGACGCCGGGAAGTACTGGTGTGGGGTCTCAAGACTGGGCTTTGACTGGAGTTTCTTGGTGTCTCTGCGCGTCCTTCCAG GGACCTCCCGCCCAGCCACGCAGCTGGACTCCACCTCGGCAGAGACCAGTCTTGTCCCCAGCAGCCGCAGCTCCAAGTCCAG GGTGTCCATCCCCATGGTCCGCATCTTGGCCCCGGTCCTGGTGCTGCTGAGCCTTCTGCTGACCGCAGGCCTGGCTGCCCTCAGCAGGTACCTGCTCCGGCGGAGGAAGGAAG CTCAACTGGCCGCCGAGACACAGAGGATGGAGAAGGTGCACCTCCCACACTCG CCGCTGGAGAACTGCTGGGTCCAGGAGTGCGCCAAGATCAACACTGCAGGGCCTGCTGGGCCTcgagccagcccccagccctcctccagtCCCTGCAGGGACATCGGGTGCCTAAGCCAG ACTTCAGAGGAAGCTGAAGCCTCTTCCCGGGACCCAGAGGGGGCCACGATCCCAGGGCCTCCCCTCCACTTGTCTGAGGAGGAGCTTGACTTCTCTAAGTTCATCTCGGTCTAG
- the CD300LG gene encoding CMRF35-like molecule 9 isoform X1, whose product MRPLVLLWGCLVLPGYGVLVGPKEISGFEGDTLSLQCTYGEELKKHKKYWCREGGLLISRCSGTIYAEEDGQERTAGRVSVWDSPEELTLTVTLRNLTLQDAGKYWCGVSRLGFDWSFLVSLRVLPGPCCLPSPTPSFQPLATRSLQPKAKTWQTQPPELTSPGLHPTVTTAKQKTGAEASPFTGTSASRHTQASPYAGTAPYAGTSPHAVTSPFTGTPPHEATSPHAGTSRPATQLDSTSAETSLVPSSRSSKSRVSIPMVRILAPVLVLLSLLLTAGLAALSRYLLRRRKEAQLAAETQRMEKVHLPHSPLENCWVQECAKINTAGPAGPRASPQPSSSPCRDIGCLSQTSEEAEASSRDPEGATIPGPPLHLSEEELDFSKFISV is encoded by the exons ATGCGGCCCCTGGTCCTGCTGTGGGGCTGCCTCGTGCTCCCAG GTTATGGAGTCCTGGTGGGCCCGAAGGAGATCAGCGGATTTGAAGGTGACACCTTGTCCCTGCAGTGCACCTACGGGGAGGAGCTGAAGAAGCACAAGAAATACTGGTGCAGGGAGGGCGGTCTCCTGATCTCCCGCTGCTCAGGCACTATCTATGCGGAAGAAGACGGCCAAGAGAGGACGGCAGGCAGGGTGTCCGTCTGGGACAGCCCCGAGGAGCTCACGCTCACCGTGACCCTGAGGAACCTCACCCTGCAGGACGCCGGGAAGTACTGGTGTGGGGTCTCAAGACTGGGCTTTGACTGGAGTTTCTTGGTGTCTCTGCGCGTCCTTCCAG gTCCCTGCTGTCTTCCCTCCCCCACGCCCTCCTTCCAGCCTCTTGCCACAAGGAGCCTCCAGCCCAAGGCAAAAACTTGGCAAACGCAGCCCCCAGAATTGA CTTCTCCTGGTCTCCACCCGACAGTCACCACAGCCAAGCAGAAGACAGGGGCCGAGGCCTCTCCGTTCACAGGGACCTCCGCGTCCAGGCACACGCAAGCCTCCCCGTACGCGGGAACCGCTCCGTACGCAGGGACCTCTCCTCACGCAGTGACCTCTCCGTTCACGGGGACCCCTCCTCACGAAGCCACCTCTCCTCATGCAGGGACCTCCCGCCCAGCCACGCAGCTGGACTCCACCTCGGCAGAGACCAGTCTTGTCCCCAGCAGCCGCAGCTCCAAGTCCAG GGTGTCCATCCCCATGGTCCGCATCTTGGCCCCGGTCCTGGTGCTGCTGAGCCTTCTGCTGACCGCAGGCCTGGCTGCCCTCAGCAGGTACCTGCTCCGGCGGAGGAAGGAAG CTCAACTGGCCGCCGAGACACAGAGGATGGAGAAGGTGCACCTCCCACACTCG CCGCTGGAGAACTGCTGGGTCCAGGAGTGCGCCAAGATCAACACTGCAGGGCCTGCTGGGCCTcgagccagcccccagccctcctccagtCCCTGCAGGGACATCGGGTGCCTAAGCCAG ACTTCAGAGGAAGCTGAAGCCTCTTCCCGGGACCCAGAGGGGGCCACGATCCCAGGGCCTCCCCTCCACTTGTCTGAGGAGGAGCTTGACTTCTCTAAGTTCATCTCGGTCTAG
- the CD300LG gene encoding CMRF35-like molecule 9 isoform X5, whose translation MRPLVLLWGCLVLPGYGVLVGPKEISGFEGDTLSLQCTYGEELKKHKKYWCREGGLLISRCSGTIYAEEDGQERTAGRVSVWDSPEELTLTVTLRNLTLQDAGKYWCGVSRLGFDWSFLVSLRVLPGPCCLPSPTPSFQPLATRSLQPKAKTWQTQPPELTSPGLHPTVTTAKQKTGAEASPFTGTSASRHTQASPYAGTAPYAGTSPHAVTSPFTGTPPHEATSPHAGTSRPATQLDSTSAETSLVPSSRSSKSRVSIPMVRILAPVLVLLSLLLTAGLAALSRYLLRRRKEAQLAAETQRMEKVHLPHSTSEEAEASSRDPEGATIPGPPLHLSEEELDFSKFISV comes from the exons ATGCGGCCCCTGGTCCTGCTGTGGGGCTGCCTCGTGCTCCCAG GTTATGGAGTCCTGGTGGGCCCGAAGGAGATCAGCGGATTTGAAGGTGACACCTTGTCCCTGCAGTGCACCTACGGGGAGGAGCTGAAGAAGCACAAGAAATACTGGTGCAGGGAGGGCGGTCTCCTGATCTCCCGCTGCTCAGGCACTATCTATGCGGAAGAAGACGGCCAAGAGAGGACGGCAGGCAGGGTGTCCGTCTGGGACAGCCCCGAGGAGCTCACGCTCACCGTGACCCTGAGGAACCTCACCCTGCAGGACGCCGGGAAGTACTGGTGTGGGGTCTCAAGACTGGGCTTTGACTGGAGTTTCTTGGTGTCTCTGCGCGTCCTTCCAG gTCCCTGCTGTCTTCCCTCCCCCACGCCCTCCTTCCAGCCTCTTGCCACAAGGAGCCTCCAGCCCAAGGCAAAAACTTGGCAAACGCAGCCCCCAGAATTGA CTTCTCCTGGTCTCCACCCGACAGTCACCACAGCCAAGCAGAAGACAGGGGCCGAGGCCTCTCCGTTCACAGGGACCTCCGCGTCCAGGCACACGCAAGCCTCCCCGTACGCGGGAACCGCTCCGTACGCAGGGACCTCTCCTCACGCAGTGACCTCTCCGTTCACGGGGACCCCTCCTCACGAAGCCACCTCTCCTCATGCAGGGACCTCCCGCCCAGCCACGCAGCTGGACTCCACCTCGGCAGAGACCAGTCTTGTCCCCAGCAGCCGCAGCTCCAAGTCCAG GGTGTCCATCCCCATGGTCCGCATCTTGGCCCCGGTCCTGGTGCTGCTGAGCCTTCTGCTGACCGCAGGCCTGGCTGCCCTCAGCAGGTACCTGCTCCGGCGGAGGAAGGAAG CTCAACTGGCCGCCGAGACACAGAGGATGGAGAAGGTGCACCTCCCACACTCG ACTTCAGAGGAAGCTGAAGCCTCTTCCCGGGACCCAGAGGGGGCCACGATCCCAGGGCCTCCCCTCCACTTGTCTGAGGAGGAGCTTGACTTCTCTAAGTTCATCTCGGTCTAG
- the CD300LG gene encoding CMRF35-like molecule 9 isoform X9, which translates to MRPLVLLWGCLVLPGYGVLVGPKEISGFEGDTLSLQCTYGEELKKHKKYWCREGGLLISRCSGTIYAEEDGQERTAGRVSVWDSPEELTLTVTLRNLTLQDAGKYWCGVSRLGFDWSFLVSLRVLPASPGLHPTVTTAKQKTGAEASPFTGTSASRHTQASPYAGTAPYAGTSPHAVTSPFTGTPPHEATSPHAGTSRPATQLDSTSAETSLVPSSRSSKSRVSIPMVRILAPVLVLLSLLLTAGLAALSRYLLRRRKEAQLAAETQRMEKVHLPHSPLENCWVQECAKINTAGPAGPRASPQPSSSPCRDIGCLSQ; encoded by the exons ATGCGGCCCCTGGTCCTGCTGTGGGGCTGCCTCGTGCTCCCAG GTTATGGAGTCCTGGTGGGCCCGAAGGAGATCAGCGGATTTGAAGGTGACACCTTGTCCCTGCAGTGCACCTACGGGGAGGAGCTGAAGAAGCACAAGAAATACTGGTGCAGGGAGGGCGGTCTCCTGATCTCCCGCTGCTCAGGCACTATCTATGCGGAAGAAGACGGCCAAGAGAGGACGGCAGGCAGGGTGTCCGTCTGGGACAGCCCCGAGGAGCTCACGCTCACCGTGACCCTGAGGAACCTCACCCTGCAGGACGCCGGGAAGTACTGGTGTGGGGTCTCAAGACTGGGCTTTGACTGGAGTTTCTTGGTGTCTCTGCGCGTCCTTCCAG CTTCTCCTGGTCTCCACCCGACAGTCACCACAGCCAAGCAGAAGACAGGGGCCGAGGCCTCTCCGTTCACAGGGACCTCCGCGTCCAGGCACACGCAAGCCTCCCCGTACGCGGGAACCGCTCCGTACGCAGGGACCTCTCCTCACGCAGTGACCTCTCCGTTCACGGGGACCCCTCCTCACGAAGCCACCTCTCCTCATGCAGGGACCTCCCGCCCAGCCACGCAGCTGGACTCCACCTCGGCAGAGACCAGTCTTGTCCCCAGCAGCCGCAGCTCCAAGTCCAG GGTGTCCATCCCCATGGTCCGCATCTTGGCCCCGGTCCTGGTGCTGCTGAGCCTTCTGCTGACCGCAGGCCTGGCTGCCCTCAGCAGGTACCTGCTCCGGCGGAGGAAGGAAG CTCAACTGGCCGCCGAGACACAGAGGATGGAGAAGGTGCACCTCCCACACTCG CCGCTGGAGAACTGCTGGGTCCAGGAGTGCGCCAAGATCAACACTGCAGGGCCTGCTGGGCCTcgagccagcccccagccctcctccagtCCCTGCAGGGACATCGGGTGCCTAAGCCAG tga
- the CD300LG gene encoding CMRF35-like molecule 9 isoform X3: protein MRPLVLLWGCLVLPGYGVLVGPKEISGFEGDTLSLQCTYGEELKKHKKYWCREGGLLISRCSGTIYAEEDGQERTAGRVSVWDSPEELTLTVTLRNLTLQDAGKYWCGVSRLGFDWSFLVSLRVLPASPGLHPTVTTAKQKTGAEASPFTGTSASRHTQASPYAGTAPYAGTSPHAVTSPFTGTPPHEATSPHAGTSRPATQLDSTSAETSLVPSSRSSKSRVSIPMVRILAPVLVLLSLLLTAGLAALSRYLLRRRKEAQLAAETQRMEKVHLPHSPLENCWVQECAKINTAGPAGPRASPQPSSSPCRDIGCLSQTSEEAEASSRDPEGATIPGPPLHLSEEELDFSKFISV from the exons ATGCGGCCCCTGGTCCTGCTGTGGGGCTGCCTCGTGCTCCCAG GTTATGGAGTCCTGGTGGGCCCGAAGGAGATCAGCGGATTTGAAGGTGACACCTTGTCCCTGCAGTGCACCTACGGGGAGGAGCTGAAGAAGCACAAGAAATACTGGTGCAGGGAGGGCGGTCTCCTGATCTCCCGCTGCTCAGGCACTATCTATGCGGAAGAAGACGGCCAAGAGAGGACGGCAGGCAGGGTGTCCGTCTGGGACAGCCCCGAGGAGCTCACGCTCACCGTGACCCTGAGGAACCTCACCCTGCAGGACGCCGGGAAGTACTGGTGTGGGGTCTCAAGACTGGGCTTTGACTGGAGTTTCTTGGTGTCTCTGCGCGTCCTTCCAG CTTCTCCTGGTCTCCACCCGACAGTCACCACAGCCAAGCAGAAGACAGGGGCCGAGGCCTCTCCGTTCACAGGGACCTCCGCGTCCAGGCACACGCAAGCCTCCCCGTACGCGGGAACCGCTCCGTACGCAGGGACCTCTCCTCACGCAGTGACCTCTCCGTTCACGGGGACCCCTCCTCACGAAGCCACCTCTCCTCATGCAGGGACCTCCCGCCCAGCCACGCAGCTGGACTCCACCTCGGCAGAGACCAGTCTTGTCCCCAGCAGCCGCAGCTCCAAGTCCAG GGTGTCCATCCCCATGGTCCGCATCTTGGCCCCGGTCCTGGTGCTGCTGAGCCTTCTGCTGACCGCAGGCCTGGCTGCCCTCAGCAGGTACCTGCTCCGGCGGAGGAAGGAAG CTCAACTGGCCGCCGAGACACAGAGGATGGAGAAGGTGCACCTCCCACACTCG CCGCTGGAGAACTGCTGGGTCCAGGAGTGCGCCAAGATCAACACTGCAGGGCCTGCTGGGCCTcgagccagcccccagccctcctccagtCCCTGCAGGGACATCGGGTGCCTAAGCCAG ACTTCAGAGGAAGCTGAAGCCTCTTCCCGGGACCCAGAGGGGGCCACGATCCCAGGGCCTCCCCTCCACTTGTCTGAGGAGGAGCTTGACTTCTCTAAGTTCATCTCGGTCTAG
- the CD300LG gene encoding CMRF35-like molecule 9 isoform X14 codes for MRPLVLLWGCLVLPGYGVLVGPKEISGFEGDTLSLQCTYGEELKKHKKYWCREGGLLISRCSGTIYAEEDGQERTAGRVSVWDSPEELTLTVTLRNLTLQDAGKYWCGVSRLGFDWSFLVSLRVLPGTSRPATQLDSTSAETSLVPSSRSSKSRVSIPMVRILAPVLVLLSLLLTAGLAALSRYLLRRRKEAQLAAETQRMEKVHLPHSTSEEAEASSRDPEGATIPGPPLHLSEEELDFSKFISV; via the exons ATGCGGCCCCTGGTCCTGCTGTGGGGCTGCCTCGTGCTCCCAG GTTATGGAGTCCTGGTGGGCCCGAAGGAGATCAGCGGATTTGAAGGTGACACCTTGTCCCTGCAGTGCACCTACGGGGAGGAGCTGAAGAAGCACAAGAAATACTGGTGCAGGGAGGGCGGTCTCCTGATCTCCCGCTGCTCAGGCACTATCTATGCGGAAGAAGACGGCCAAGAGAGGACGGCAGGCAGGGTGTCCGTCTGGGACAGCCCCGAGGAGCTCACGCTCACCGTGACCCTGAGGAACCTCACCCTGCAGGACGCCGGGAAGTACTGGTGTGGGGTCTCAAGACTGGGCTTTGACTGGAGTTTCTTGGTGTCTCTGCGCGTCCTTCCAG GGACCTCCCGCCCAGCCACGCAGCTGGACTCCACCTCGGCAGAGACCAGTCTTGTCCCCAGCAGCCGCAGCTCCAAGTCCAG GGTGTCCATCCCCATGGTCCGCATCTTGGCCCCGGTCCTGGTGCTGCTGAGCCTTCTGCTGACCGCAGGCCTGGCTGCCCTCAGCAGGTACCTGCTCCGGCGGAGGAAGGAAG CTCAACTGGCCGCCGAGACACAGAGGATGGAGAAGGTGCACCTCCCACACTCG ACTTCAGAGGAAGCTGAAGCCTCTTCCCGGGACCCAGAGGGGGCCACGATCCCAGGGCCTCCCCTCCACTTGTCTGAGGAGGAGCTTGACTTCTCTAAGTTCATCTCGGTCTAG
- the CD300LG gene encoding CMRF35-like molecule 9 isoform X4 has translation MRPLVLLWGCLVLPGYGVLVGPKEISGFEGDTLSLQCTYGEELKKHKKYWCREGGLLISRCSGTIYAEEDGQERTAGRVSVWDSPEELTLTVTLRNLTLQDAGKYWCGVSRLGFDWSFLVSLRVLPGPCCLPSPTPSFQPLATRSLQPKAKTWQTQPPELTSPGLHPTVTTAKQKTGAEASPFTGTSASRHTQASPYAGTAPYAGTSPHAVTSPFTGTPPHEATSPHAGTSRPATQLDSTSAETSLVPSSRSSKSRVSIPMVRILAPVLVLLSLLLTAGLAALSRYLLRRRKEAQLAAETQRMEKVHLPHSPLENCWVQECAKINTAGPAGPRASPQPSSSPCRDIGCLSQ, from the exons ATGCGGCCCCTGGTCCTGCTGTGGGGCTGCCTCGTGCTCCCAG GTTATGGAGTCCTGGTGGGCCCGAAGGAGATCAGCGGATTTGAAGGTGACACCTTGTCCCTGCAGTGCACCTACGGGGAGGAGCTGAAGAAGCACAAGAAATACTGGTGCAGGGAGGGCGGTCTCCTGATCTCCCGCTGCTCAGGCACTATCTATGCGGAAGAAGACGGCCAAGAGAGGACGGCAGGCAGGGTGTCCGTCTGGGACAGCCCCGAGGAGCTCACGCTCACCGTGACCCTGAGGAACCTCACCCTGCAGGACGCCGGGAAGTACTGGTGTGGGGTCTCAAGACTGGGCTTTGACTGGAGTTTCTTGGTGTCTCTGCGCGTCCTTCCAG gTCCCTGCTGTCTTCCCTCCCCCACGCCCTCCTTCCAGCCTCTTGCCACAAGGAGCCTCCAGCCCAAGGCAAAAACTTGGCAAACGCAGCCCCCAGAATTGA CTTCTCCTGGTCTCCACCCGACAGTCACCACAGCCAAGCAGAAGACAGGGGCCGAGGCCTCTCCGTTCACAGGGACCTCCGCGTCCAGGCACACGCAAGCCTCCCCGTACGCGGGAACCGCTCCGTACGCAGGGACCTCTCCTCACGCAGTGACCTCTCCGTTCACGGGGACCCCTCCTCACGAAGCCACCTCTCCTCATGCAGGGACCTCCCGCCCAGCCACGCAGCTGGACTCCACCTCGGCAGAGACCAGTCTTGTCCCCAGCAGCCGCAGCTCCAAGTCCAG GGTGTCCATCCCCATGGTCCGCATCTTGGCCCCGGTCCTGGTGCTGCTGAGCCTTCTGCTGACCGCAGGCCTGGCTGCCCTCAGCAGGTACCTGCTCCGGCGGAGGAAGGAAG CTCAACTGGCCGCCGAGACACAGAGGATGGAGAAGGTGCACCTCCCACACTCG CCGCTGGAGAACTGCTGGGTCCAGGAGTGCGCCAAGATCAACACTGCAGGGCCTGCTGGGCCTcgagccagcccccagccctcctccagtCCCTGCAGGGACATCGGGTGCCTAAGCCAG tga
- the CD300LG gene encoding CMRF35-like molecule 9 isoform X13, protein MRPLVLLWGCLVLPGYGVLVGPKEISGFEGDTLSLQCTYGEELKKHKKYWCREGGLLISRCSGTIYAEEDGQERTAGRVSVWDSPEELTLTVTLRNLTLQDAGKYWCGVSRLGFDWSFLVSLRVLPGPCCLPSPTPSFQPLATRSLQPKAKTWQTQPPELRTSRPATQLDSTSAETSLVPSSRSSKSRVSIPMVRILAPVLVLLSLLLTAGLAALSRYLLRRRKEAQLAAETQRMEKVHLPHSTSEEAEASSRDPEGATIPGPPLHLSEEELDFSKFISV, encoded by the exons ATGCGGCCCCTGGTCCTGCTGTGGGGCTGCCTCGTGCTCCCAG GTTATGGAGTCCTGGTGGGCCCGAAGGAGATCAGCGGATTTGAAGGTGACACCTTGTCCCTGCAGTGCACCTACGGGGAGGAGCTGAAGAAGCACAAGAAATACTGGTGCAGGGAGGGCGGTCTCCTGATCTCCCGCTGCTCAGGCACTATCTATGCGGAAGAAGACGGCCAAGAGAGGACGGCAGGCAGGGTGTCCGTCTGGGACAGCCCCGAGGAGCTCACGCTCACCGTGACCCTGAGGAACCTCACCCTGCAGGACGCCGGGAAGTACTGGTGTGGGGTCTCAAGACTGGGCTTTGACTGGAGTTTCTTGGTGTCTCTGCGCGTCCTTCCAG gTCCCTGCTGTCTTCCCTCCCCCACGCCCTCCTTCCAGCCTCTTGCCACAAGGAGCCTCCAGCCCAAGGCAAAAACTTGGCAAACGCAGCCCCCAGAATTGA GGACCTCCCGCCCAGCCACGCAGCTGGACTCCACCTCGGCAGAGACCAGTCTTGTCCCCAGCAGCCGCAGCTCCAAGTCCAG GGTGTCCATCCCCATGGTCCGCATCTTGGCCCCGGTCCTGGTGCTGCTGAGCCTTCTGCTGACCGCAGGCCTGGCTGCCCTCAGCAGGTACCTGCTCCGGCGGAGGAAGGAAG CTCAACTGGCCGCCGAGACACAGAGGATGGAGAAGGTGCACCTCCCACACTCG ACTTCAGAGGAAGCTGAAGCCTCTTCCCGGGACCCAGAGGGGGCCACGATCCCAGGGCCTCCCCTCCACTTGTCTGAGGAGGAGCTTGACTTCTCTAAGTTCATCTCGGTCTAG
- the CD300LG gene encoding CMRF35-like molecule 9 isoform X11, translated as MRPLVLLWGCLVLPGYGVLVGPKEISGFEGDTLSLQCTYGEELKKHKKYWCREGGLLISRCSGTIYAEEDGQERTAGRVSVWDSPEELTLTVTLRNLTLQDAGKYWCGVSRLGFDWSFLVSLRVLPASPGLHPTVTTAKQKTGAEASPFTGTSASRHTQASPYAGTAPYAGTSPHAVTSPFTGTPPHEATSPHAGTSRPATQLDSTSAETSLVPSSRSSKSRVSIPMVRILAPVLVLLSLLLTAGLAALSRYLLRRRKEAQLAAETQRMEKVHLPHSTSEEAEASSRDPEGATIPGPPLHLSEEELDFSKFISV; from the exons ATGCGGCCCCTGGTCCTGCTGTGGGGCTGCCTCGTGCTCCCAG GTTATGGAGTCCTGGTGGGCCCGAAGGAGATCAGCGGATTTGAAGGTGACACCTTGTCCCTGCAGTGCACCTACGGGGAGGAGCTGAAGAAGCACAAGAAATACTGGTGCAGGGAGGGCGGTCTCCTGATCTCCCGCTGCTCAGGCACTATCTATGCGGAAGAAGACGGCCAAGAGAGGACGGCAGGCAGGGTGTCCGTCTGGGACAGCCCCGAGGAGCTCACGCTCACCGTGACCCTGAGGAACCTCACCCTGCAGGACGCCGGGAAGTACTGGTGTGGGGTCTCAAGACTGGGCTTTGACTGGAGTTTCTTGGTGTCTCTGCGCGTCCTTCCAG CTTCTCCTGGTCTCCACCCGACAGTCACCACAGCCAAGCAGAAGACAGGGGCCGAGGCCTCTCCGTTCACAGGGACCTCCGCGTCCAGGCACACGCAAGCCTCCCCGTACGCGGGAACCGCTCCGTACGCAGGGACCTCTCCTCACGCAGTGACCTCTCCGTTCACGGGGACCCCTCCTCACGAAGCCACCTCTCCTCATGCAGGGACCTCCCGCCCAGCCACGCAGCTGGACTCCACCTCGGCAGAGACCAGTCTTGTCCCCAGCAGCCGCAGCTCCAAGTCCAG GGTGTCCATCCCCATGGTCCGCATCTTGGCCCCGGTCCTGGTGCTGCTGAGCCTTCTGCTGACCGCAGGCCTGGCTGCCCTCAGCAGGTACCTGCTCCGGCGGAGGAAGGAAG CTCAACTGGCCGCCGAGACACAGAGGATGGAGAAGGTGCACCTCCCACACTCG ACTTCAGAGGAAGCTGAAGCCTCTTCCCGGGACCCAGAGGGGGCCACGATCCCAGGGCCTCCCCTCCACTTGTCTGAGGAGGAGCTTGACTTCTCTAAGTTCATCTCGGTCTAG
- the CD300LG gene encoding CMRF35-like molecule 9 isoform X6 has translation MRPLVLLWGCLVLPGYGVLVGPKEISGFEGDTLSLQCTYGEELKKHKKYWCREGGLLISRCSGTIYAEEDGQERTAGRVSVWDSPEELTLTVTLRNLTLQDAGKYWCGVSRLGFDWSFLVSLRVLPGPCCLPSPTPSFQPLATRSLQPKAKTWQTQPPELITTAKQKTGAEASPFTGTSASRHTQASPYAGTAPYAGTSPHAVTSPFTGTPPHEATSPHAGTSRPATQLDSTSAETSLVPSSRSSKSRVSIPMVRILAPVLVLLSLLLTAGLAALSRYLLRRRKEAQLAAETQRMEKVHLPHSPLENCWVQECAKINTAGPAGPRASPQPSSSPCRDIGCLSQ, from the exons ATGCGGCCCCTGGTCCTGCTGTGGGGCTGCCTCGTGCTCCCAG GTTATGGAGTCCTGGTGGGCCCGAAGGAGATCAGCGGATTTGAAGGTGACACCTTGTCCCTGCAGTGCACCTACGGGGAGGAGCTGAAGAAGCACAAGAAATACTGGTGCAGGGAGGGCGGTCTCCTGATCTCCCGCTGCTCAGGCACTATCTATGCGGAAGAAGACGGCCAAGAGAGGACGGCAGGCAGGGTGTCCGTCTGGGACAGCCCCGAGGAGCTCACGCTCACCGTGACCCTGAGGAACCTCACCCTGCAGGACGCCGGGAAGTACTGGTGTGGGGTCTCAAGACTGGGCTTTGACTGGAGTTTCTTGGTGTCTCTGCGCGTCCTTCCAG gTCCCTGCTGTCTTCCCTCCCCCACGCCCTCCTTCCAGCCTCTTGCCACAAGGAGCCTCCAGCCCAAGGCAAAAACTTGGCAAACGCAGCCCCCAGAATTGA TCACCACAGCCAAGCAGAAGACAGGGGCCGAGGCCTCTCCGTTCACAGGGACCTCCGCGTCCAGGCACACGCAAGCCTCCCCGTACGCGGGAACCGCTCCGTACGCAGGGACCTCTCCTCACGCAGTGACCTCTCCGTTCACGGGGACCCCTCCTCACGAAGCCACCTCTCCTCATGCAGGGACCTCCCGCCCAGCCACGCAGCTGGACTCCACCTCGGCAGAGACCAGTCTTGTCCCCAGCAGCCGCAGCTCCAAGTCCAG GGTGTCCATCCCCATGGTCCGCATCTTGGCCCCGGTCCTGGTGCTGCTGAGCCTTCTGCTGACCGCAGGCCTGGCTGCCCTCAGCAGGTACCTGCTCCGGCGGAGGAAGGAAG CTCAACTGGCCGCCGAGACACAGAGGATGGAGAAGGTGCACCTCCCACACTCG CCGCTGGAGAACTGCTGGGTCCAGGAGTGCGCCAAGATCAACACTGCAGGGCCTGCTGGGCCTcgagccagcccccagccctcctccagtCCCTGCAGGGACATCGGGTGCCTAAGCCAG tga